A genome region from Triticum aestivum cultivar Chinese Spring chromosome 2B, IWGSC CS RefSeq v2.1, whole genome shotgun sequence includes the following:
- the LOC123046844 gene encoding histone-lysine N-methyltransferase SUVR4 isoform X1 translates to MGSSRGNRNVRARRAVKAMKLLGIPREQTAPVLKRLIELYDDNWQLIEAESYRALADAIFDEQANGGPANGGDQVQGQGELDLELEETGTMPEMFTPEDDDQRPSTSLAVVRKDPDKHISAPRSGTGPRANPLGAHPTQAASPTQTRALSKQRQMQMQMMDEDFQQPVFLREPKPEPVDMDAVDCLNVQPGLIHRSRKRSAPSLELLALPTPEQTPRQISEGDRNRTIQRCRDREMPTLSVEPASSTINNGTGSGVGNVQEAPCLDVDIASSPRGDVKMSLKFNIDPSKFHMPALEAVFKMVENKCLRSPDFSIRSIMTEMCQCIVQQGTEHTVEHNTQSDIVGNGSLSENGINRKQKAREEPLVSKGLESGPANSTLAQQHHLALSVSKTIHDITDISKGEENVRISIADESGREKCPPSFYYMPTNAVSQNALVSMFLAKIGSEDCCPECFDNCLSSPAPCACARETGGEYAYTLDGLVKPAFIDECVSMNRFPEEHHRVYCKTCPLERSRNKASPEPCRGHLVRKFIKECWSKCGCNMQCGNRVVQRGIRCNLQVFFTEEGRGWGLRTLDDLPKGTFVCEYAGEILTHTELHERAIQNMQNARYTHPILLDAGWCSGGEPKDEEALCLDGTFYGNVGRFINHRCCDANLAMIPIEVETPDHQYYHVAFFTSKKVEAFEELTWDYGIDFDDERQPVKAFECLCGSRYCRGGRRHLLRKERRRSRVTGTAG, encoded by the exons ATGGGTTCTTCCCGAGGTAACCGCAACGTGAGGGCACGGCGTGCCGTGAAGGCCATGAAGCTCCTCGGCATCCCCAGGGAGCAGACCGCCCCCGTCCTCAAGCGCCTGATCGAGCTCTACGACGacaactggcagctcatcgaggcCGAGTCCTACCGCGCCCTCGCCGACGCCATCTTCGACGAACAG GCGAACGGCGGGCCAGCCAATGGCGGGGATCAGGTGCAGGGGCAGGGGGAGCTCGATCTGGAGCTGGAGGAGACAGGCACCATGCCGGAAATGTTCACGCCGGAGGATGACGACCAGCGCCCTTCTACCTCCCTCGCCGTCGTCCGCAAGGACCCGGATAAGCACATCAGCGCACCACGCTCAGGGACTGGTCCCAGAGCAAACCCCCTTGGCGCTCACCCAACTCAAGCCGCTTCCCCTACACAGACCAGAGCGCTAAGCAAGCAGAGGCAGATGCAGATGCAGATGATGGATGAAGATTTTCAGCAGCCTGTCTTCCTGAGAGAGCCCAAGCCTGAACCTGTCGACATGGATGCAGTGGACTGTCTGAATGTGCAACCTGGCTTGATTCACCGTTCGCGCAAGCGCAGTGCGCCATCCTTGGAGCTTTTGGCATTGCCTACGCCTGAACAAACTCCTAGACAGATTTCAGAAG GTGATAGAAACAGGACAATTCAGCGTTGCAGAGATAGGGAAATGCCTACTTTATCGGTAGAGCCAGCGAGCAGCACAATAAACAATGGAACGGGATCTGGAGTTGGAAATGTGCAGGAAGCACCTTGTTTAGATGTTGATATAGCATCATCCCCTAGGGGTGATGTTAAGATGTCTCTGAAATTCAATATAGACCCATCAAAGTTCCACATGCCTGCTTTAGAAGCAGTTTTCAAGATGGTTGAAAACAAATGTCTTCGCTCTCCTGATTTTTCCATTCGCAGCATCATGACTGAGATGTGCCAGTGTATTGTGCAACAAGGCACTGAACATACCGTGGAGCATAATACCCAATCAGATATTGTTGGTAATGGCAGCTTGTCAGAGAATGgtataaatagaaaacagaaagctAGAGAAGAACCGTTGGTTTCGAAAGGCTTGGAGAGTGGTCCAGCAAATTCAACCCTTGCCCAGCAACACCATTTGGCACTTTCTGTATCGAAGACTATTCATGACATAACTGATATATCCAAGGGAGAAGAAAATGTGAGGATATCGATTGCAGATGAATCTGGCAGAGAGAAATGCCCACCTTCCTTTTATTATATGCCAACAAATGCTGTATCCCAGAATGCTCTTGTTAGCATGTTTCTTGCAAAGATTGGCAGTGAAGACTGTTGCCCTGAATGCTTTGACAACTGCTTGTCCTCACCGGCACCATGTGCTTGTGCAAGAGAAACTGGGGGTGAATATGCATACACACTGGACGGTTTGGTTAAGCCAGCATTCATTGATGAATGTGTCTCTATGAACCGATTCCCAGAAGAACATCACAGGGTGTATTGTAAAACTTGCCCGCTTGAGAGGTCTAGAAACAAAGCCTCGCCAGAGCCTTGCAGGGGCCACCTTGTTAGGAAATTCATCAAGGAATGCTGGAGCAAATGTGGGTGTAACATGCAATGTGGTAACCGTGTGGTTCAGCGTGGCATAAGATGCAATCTGCAG GTGTTCTTTACTGAAGAAGGGAGGGGTTGGGGGCTTCGCACACTCGATGATTTGCCAAAAGGCACTTTTGTTTGTGAATATGCTGGGGAGATACTAACACATACAGAACTGCATGAAAGGGCCATTCAAAATATGCAGAATGCTAGGTATACACATCCAATACTTTTGGATGCCGGTTGGTGTTCTGGAGGGGAGCCGAAGGATGAAGAGGCTTTATGCCTAGATGGAACATTCTATGGGAATGTTGGCAGATTCATCAACCACAG ATGCTGTGATGCAAATCTAGCGATGATTCCTATTGAAGTGGAGACTCCTGATCATCAGTATTATCAT GTTGCATTCTTCACAAGCAAGAAGGTGGAGGCTTTTGAGGAACTGACATGG GACTACGGCATAGATTTCGACGACGAGAGGCAGCCCGTGAAGGCGTTCGAGTGCCTGTGCGGAAGCAGATATTGCCGGGGAGGTCGGCGCCACCTTCTAA ggaaggagaggaggaggagcagagttACCGGCACCGCGGGATGA
- the LOC123046844 gene encoding probable inactive histone-lysine N-methyltransferase SUVR2 isoform X2, with the protein MGSSRGNRNVRARRAVKAMKLLGIPREQTAPVLKRLIELYDDNWQLIEAESYRALADAIFDEQANGGPANGGDQVQGQGELDLELEETGTMPEMFTPEDDDQRPSTSLAVVRKDPDKHISAPRSGTGPRANPLGAHPTQAASPTQTRALSKQRQMQMQMMDEDFQQPVFLREPKPEPVDMDAVDCLNVQPGLIHRSRKRSAPSLELLALPTPEQTPRQISEGDRNRTIQRCRDREMPTLSVEPASSTINNGTGSGVGNVQEAPCLDVDIASSPRGDVKMSLKFNIDPSKFHMPALEAVFKMVENKCLRSPDFSIRSIMTEMCQCIVQQGTEHTVEHNTQSDIVGNGSLSENGINRKQKAREEPLVSKGLESGPANSTLAQQHHLALSVSKTIHDITDISKGEENVRISIADESGREKCPPSFYYMPTNAVSQNALVSMFLAKIGSEDCCPECFDNCLSSPAPCACARETGGEYAYTLDGLVKPAFIDECVSMNRFPEEHHRVYCKTCPLERSRNKASPEPCRGHLVRKFIKECWSKCGCNMQCGNRVVQRGIRCNLQVFFTEEGRGWGLRTLDDLPKGTFVCEYAGEILTHTELHERAIQNMQNARYTHPILLDAGWCSGGEPKDEEALCLDGTFYGNVGRFINHRCCDANVAMLNFKLSS; encoded by the exons ATGGGTTCTTCCCGAGGTAACCGCAACGTGAGGGCACGGCGTGCCGTGAAGGCCATGAAGCTCCTCGGCATCCCCAGGGAGCAGACCGCCCCCGTCCTCAAGCGCCTGATCGAGCTCTACGACGacaactggcagctcatcgaggcCGAGTCCTACCGCGCCCTCGCCGACGCCATCTTCGACGAACAG GCGAACGGCGGGCCAGCCAATGGCGGGGATCAGGTGCAGGGGCAGGGGGAGCTCGATCTGGAGCTGGAGGAGACAGGCACCATGCCGGAAATGTTCACGCCGGAGGATGACGACCAGCGCCCTTCTACCTCCCTCGCCGTCGTCCGCAAGGACCCGGATAAGCACATCAGCGCACCACGCTCAGGGACTGGTCCCAGAGCAAACCCCCTTGGCGCTCACCCAACTCAAGCCGCTTCCCCTACACAGACCAGAGCGCTAAGCAAGCAGAGGCAGATGCAGATGCAGATGATGGATGAAGATTTTCAGCAGCCTGTCTTCCTGAGAGAGCCCAAGCCTGAACCTGTCGACATGGATGCAGTGGACTGTCTGAATGTGCAACCTGGCTTGATTCACCGTTCGCGCAAGCGCAGTGCGCCATCCTTGGAGCTTTTGGCATTGCCTACGCCTGAACAAACTCCTAGACAGATTTCAGAAG GTGATAGAAACAGGACAATTCAGCGTTGCAGAGATAGGGAAATGCCTACTTTATCGGTAGAGCCAGCGAGCAGCACAATAAACAATGGAACGGGATCTGGAGTTGGAAATGTGCAGGAAGCACCTTGTTTAGATGTTGATATAGCATCATCCCCTAGGGGTGATGTTAAGATGTCTCTGAAATTCAATATAGACCCATCAAAGTTCCACATGCCTGCTTTAGAAGCAGTTTTCAAGATGGTTGAAAACAAATGTCTTCGCTCTCCTGATTTTTCCATTCGCAGCATCATGACTGAGATGTGCCAGTGTATTGTGCAACAAGGCACTGAACATACCGTGGAGCATAATACCCAATCAGATATTGTTGGTAATGGCAGCTTGTCAGAGAATGgtataaatagaaaacagaaagctAGAGAAGAACCGTTGGTTTCGAAAGGCTTGGAGAGTGGTCCAGCAAATTCAACCCTTGCCCAGCAACACCATTTGGCACTTTCTGTATCGAAGACTATTCATGACATAACTGATATATCCAAGGGAGAAGAAAATGTGAGGATATCGATTGCAGATGAATCTGGCAGAGAGAAATGCCCACCTTCCTTTTATTATATGCCAACAAATGCTGTATCCCAGAATGCTCTTGTTAGCATGTTTCTTGCAAAGATTGGCAGTGAAGACTGTTGCCCTGAATGCTTTGACAACTGCTTGTCCTCACCGGCACCATGTGCTTGTGCAAGAGAAACTGGGGGTGAATATGCATACACACTGGACGGTTTGGTTAAGCCAGCATTCATTGATGAATGTGTCTCTATGAACCGATTCCCAGAAGAACATCACAGGGTGTATTGTAAAACTTGCCCGCTTGAGAGGTCTAGAAACAAAGCCTCGCCAGAGCCTTGCAGGGGCCACCTTGTTAGGAAATTCATCAAGGAATGCTGGAGCAAATGTGGGTGTAACATGCAATGTGGTAACCGTGTGGTTCAGCGTGGCATAAGATGCAATCTGCAG GTGTTCTTTACTGAAGAAGGGAGGGGTTGGGGGCTTCGCACACTCGATGATTTGCCAAAAGGCACTTTTGTTTGTGAATATGCTGGGGAGATACTAACACATACAGAACTGCATGAAAGGGCCATTCAAAATATGCAGAATGCTAGGTATACACATCCAATACTTTTGGATGCCGGTTGGTGTTCTGGAGGGGAGCCGAAGGATGAAGAGGCTTTATGCCTAGATGGAACATTCTATGGGAATGTTGGCAGATTCATCAACCACAG ATGCTGTGATGCAAATGTAGCAATGCTTAACTTTAAATTGTCTTCCTAA